ACATCGCGCCCCTGGGCGAGAAGCTGCTCCAGGTCGAGCAATTTCAAGCCTCCGACGCCATGGCGTGGTCGGACGGCGCGCCCCATTCCTGGGACAAGATCCGGGACCTGCTCGAAACATTGATCGAACAGCGGGTGTTGAGGCGGGTCTCGGATGCGCCTACGGGCCGCGCCGTGGTGTCCTTCCCTGAGCGGTTGGGGGAGGTGCCAGCCGGGCGTGAGCCGCTCACGTTCAGCGCCCGCGACAACCGTTGCCCCGTGCTGACCGAACAGGCGTTCGGACGGGCGTTCGAGCTCTCGAACCTCGAGGTGGTCGTGCCGGTCTACCGCGTGGCGCATCCGGCGCTCGACGGTGACGGCCGGCAAGTGGGCGAGAACAACGTCGCACCGCGCACCTTGTTCCTCGATCTCCCCACCGTGCGCAAGCAGTGCCACTACGCGGGGAGCCGGTACCAGAGCGAACGCCCGATGAACGTGACCGCGATGAAGGGCATGGCGCGTCAGTGGCCGGACCTGCTCTCGCTGACCGAGCAGTTCCGCAAGGCCTTCCTCGCGCGCATGCCGCCCCGGACCCCGGGCGTGCTCACCGCGGGCGAGCTCCACATGATGGTCGTCTGCACGCTCGCGTCGGTCGGGTACGTGCTGGTGCGGGGCACCCAGCCGGTGCCGAACGGAGAGCTCGACAGCGGGCTCGCGGCCATGTTCCGGCTGATCGACGGAGTTCGCCTGGTCACCAACGACCTGGTGCGCGATGCCCCCGAGCAGCCCGTCACCGCGCAATCGATCGTGGACTATGCCGAGCGTCACGCGGTCTTCCATGGTCCGCACGGCGTGTGTGCCGGTCCGCCGGCGCTGATCAACGAATACATGCAGGTGTTGACCGGCTCGGCCCCGGCACCCATCGAGGCCCAGCCCGACATCGCAGCGCGCCTCGGCGATCTCGACGCCGCGCTCGATTACGGCCTGCTCGGGCAGCGCGTCGAATCGGTGGTCCGCTTCCTCGGCGCGACCCAGGGGCTGCTCCACGAACGGCTCCGGGCTGCGTTCGCCGGACACCTCCCGCGCACCGCGCTGCAAGAGTGCGTGGAGGCGCCCATCGATGTCGCGCATTACCCGCTGCTCCGGGACGATTTCCCACTCGCCGAGACATACCAGCGCGAGATCAAGCTCAGCCGCTGGTTGTTCGCGCGCATCGGCGAGGCGTTCCCCGGCACGCCACAGGGCACGTCGCTGGACGAACTGGCGAAGCTGGATCCCGCCGAGCAGGCCACGAGCCAGCGGCGACTGGCCGAGCTCTTCGCGCATGGGCTGCCGGGAGACAAGGCCGTGGCGGAGCCCCTCTGCGGTGAGCTCGCTGGCGTCGCTGCCAGCGCGTTCGCCCTCGAGCGCCGGTGCCTGCGCGTCGTCGAGCGCGAGCAAGCGATGCTGAACCAGCGGCTCCAGCGCCCGGATCACCCCCTGACCGGCGCGGACCTGGCTGTGTTCACGCGGCCGCGCAATGGCCCCCCGTTGGCGGAGACCCTCGCGCGCGGCCTGGGCGTCTCGGTCACCAGCGACTCTGCCTCGACCGTGCTGGGCTACGGTGAGAGCAGCCTCACGTTGAAGGACTAGAGGGTTCGATGCATCCAGAGCTTGTCCGCCGCTTCCACGAACCGATTCGCGATGAGGCTGCGCGCCGGTATGGCCTGTCGCCCGAGCAGCTCACCGAGCTCACGGCCTTCGAGAACTTCGTCTACGAGGCGGAGAACGACGACGGCGAGGGCCTGATTCTGCGCATCTCGCACAGTACGCGGCGAACGATCGACTACACGCTGGGTGAGGTCGAGTTCGTTCGCTATCTGGCCGCCGCGCGCATTCCCATCGCCTCGCCGGTCCTCTCCGAATCGGGGCAGTTCGTGGAGCGGATCGAAGACCGCGAGCCCGGTAGCTACTTCGTCGCCACCGCGTTCGAGCGCGCGCCGGGCATCGTCTTCGACGACGCGCCTCCGCTCAAGGAGCGCTACTGGAAGCCCCCCCTGTTCCGCGACCTGGGCCGGCTGTTCGCGCGGCTCCACAACCGCGCCCAGACCTACGCGCCTTCGAGCCCCAGGCTCAAGCGCCAGGAATGGCATGAGTACGACGTGGTCGACATCGACCGGTTCGCGCCTCCCGAGGAGAAGCTCGTTCGCGAGCGCACCGCGGCGATCATCGCGCGATTGAACCGGCTACCGCGAACACCGGAGAGCTACGGGCTGATCCACGCCGATCTCCACATGCACAACTTCTGCTTCGCCGAAGGGAAGATCACCGCGTTCGACTTCGACAACTGCGAGTACGCGTGGTTCGTCAAGGACATCGCGGTACTCCTCTTCTACATCGCGCGAGGCGAGGCTCGAGAGGCGCGCGACGAAGCGGCCGCTGCGTTCCTGGGGCCGTTCCTCGAAGGGTATCGGGAGCTCCGACGGATGGATCGCGAGTGGCTCGCGGCCGTGCCGGACCTGCTCGCGCTCCAGCGCTCGATGAATTACGCGCTGTTCCACCAGTATCGAGACCCGGCCGTGCTCGACGAGAGCACGCTCGACCGGTGGGGGCGGTTCCGGCGCGACATCGAAGCGGACACACCCGTCCTGCAGATTGATTTCAACGTGTAACGAGCACCTC
This Myxococcus virescens DNA region includes the following protein-coding sequences:
- a CDS encoding phosphotransferase enzyme family protein produces the protein MHPELVRRFHEPIRDEAARRYGLSPEQLTELTAFENFVYEAENDDGEGLILRISHSTRRTIDYTLGEVEFVRYLAAARIPIASPVLSESGQFVERIEDREPGSYFVATAFERAPGIVFDDAPPLKERYWKPPLFRDLGRLFARLHNRAQTYAPSSPRLKRQEWHEYDVVDIDRFAPPEEKLVRERTAAIIARLNRLPRTPESYGLIHADLHMHNFCFAEGKITAFDFDNCEYAWFVKDIAVLLFYIARGEAREARDEAAAAFLGPFLEGYRELRRMDREWLAAVPDLLALQRSMNYALFHQYRDPAVLDESTLDRWGRFRRDIEADTPVLQIDFNV